ACGGCGTGCCCATGGCCCTCGTCACCAATGGCGACACGAGCCAGCAGCGACGGAAGATCGAGCAATTCGACCTCGGCAGCTTCTTCGACGTGATCGTGATCGAGGGCGAGTTCGGAGTCGGCAAGCCCGAGGAGATCGTCTACCGCCACGCCCTCGAGGGCCTGGGCATCGCTCCCGCCGAGGCGTGGATGGTGGGCGACCACATCGAGTGGGACGTGGCGGCGCCGCAGCGGCTCGGCCTGCGCGGCATCTGGGTGGACCGCGAGCGGACGGGCCTGCCCGAGGGCATCTCCGTGCGGCCCCACCGCATCGTGCGGGAGTTTTCGGAGGTCTTGGACTCGACCCCCTCACCCTGACCCTCTCCCCCACTGGGGG
Above is a window of Candidatus Methylomirabilota bacterium DNA encoding:
- a CDS encoding HAD family hydrolase is translated as MKALLVDLDDTLLDYTGGVDASWESACRALAPTAGLDAPALADAVRIARRWFWDDPGRQRSERMNMMGAWGKIVANGLERVGAPNPGLAARIAEDFAARRWAVMRLFPGVPEALGRLRANGVPMALVTNGDTSQQRRKIEQFDLGSFFDVIVIEGEFGVGKPEEIVYRHALEGLGIAPAEAWMVGDHIEWDVAAPQRLGLRGIWVDRERTGLPEGISVRPHRIVREFSEVLDSTPSP